Proteins encoded together in one Telopea speciosissima isolate NSW1024214 ecotype Mountain lineage chromosome 6, Tspe_v1, whole genome shotgun sequence window:
- the LOC122665188 gene encoding protein MEN-8-like isoform X2: MAGSSSSSILCLLLATLMMAGILFSGDQAVLVRAQGGCLGDLPGLLRACMQFVQKIGPQTDPSQSCCDVMKKVNVTCVCDLIPAPVQLIISSLKVAHVAQFCGNPFPAGVKCGS, encoded by the exons atggcaggttcttcttcttcaagcatTCTTTGTTTGTTGTTGGCAACCCTAATGATGGCCGGAATCTTATTTTCCGGTGATCAAGCAGTACTAGTGAGGGCACAGGGAGGATGCCTAGGAGATCTTCCTGGACTATTGAGAGCATGCATGCAATTTGTTCAGAAGATTGGGCCACAGACGGATCCATCACAGAGCTGTTGTGATGTTATGAAGAAGGTAAATGTTACTTGTGTTTGTGATCTAATCCCTGCCCCGGTGCAGCTGATCATCAGTAGCCTGAAGGTGGCCCATGTTGCACAGTT CTGCGGCAACCCTTTTCCTGCTGGAGTTAAATGTGGAA gTTAG
- the LOC122665188 gene encoding protein MEN-8-like isoform X1 → MAGSSSSSILCLLLATLMMAGILFSGDQAVLVRAQGGCLGDLPGLLRACMQFVQKIGPQTDPSQSCCDVMKKVNVTCVCDLIPAPVQLIISSLKVAHVAQFCGNPIPAGVKCGS, encoded by the exons atggcaggttcttcttcttcaagcatTCTTTGTTTGTTGTTGGCAACCCTAATGATGGCCGGAATCTTATTTTCCGGTGATCAAGCAGTACTAGTGAGGGCACAGGGAGGATGCCTAGGAGATCTTCCTGGACTATTGAGAGCATGCATGCAATTTGTTCAGAAGATTGGGCCACAGACGGATCCATCACAGAGCTGTTGTGATGTTATGAAGAAGGTAAATGTTACTTGTGTTTGTGATCTAATCCCTGCCCCGGTGCAGCTGATCATCAGTAGCCTGAAGGTGGCCCATGTTGCACAGTTCTGTGGCAACCCTA TTCCTGCTGGAGTTAAATGTGGAA gTTAG